The following are encoded together in the Leucoraja erinacea ecotype New England chromosome 13, Leri_hhj_1, whole genome shotgun sequence genome:
- the LOC129702935 gene encoding zinc finger protein 654-like isoform X1, whose amino-acid sequence MAEDEELEGASLRKELEYIENELRTALGLTSASNEYCLKFCRVTEWHAGKWQVPLPLLQVLKNAICCFTKARPLLAAECEHVQYVLSRLALSCFEVFLYCREEESSKEFWKEFLKTIQECYVVLQEDLNTELDVLIRMSKNGGPWQNPVLMSILNQELVTQELVDEYLKSESPVFFEYRVKYLMKYKHISEAMTLTKYCVNHPQTGKNKYFLHLFLTWLCRTSPEEVMLQEIARINCQEALDVICRFDSEGQVELAWILCVAFLTRQLKNGDMYCTRELILVWSKLQLKLDASKQHFLEKCHHLLLTSRNVNHIFLFIRVIQNEVGTEGLQFCVELCARALRMDYKDEPNTKTLVCKTLSYLLPNDLDFCRACTITVFFSECTLETFHAVENLYSQTDQPYTEDTSAVPSFLRCELLLVLKNTWPFDPEFWDWRILKKNCLALMRGKVALITTRGKDAFVKFGDNTLAKSKTNIKTTKEPNMLQLRTGTSRADSHSAVMHHCVLCKKEFLGGHIMRHAHVHQQKGAFSCLICARKFRLKGQMLKHLKTHLRKIQKHELAAQKNTESSTVARDVQETCPLTNGILDAKVSTASESETAGEQSYYKTFTENEDFKVDLPNEPCSSAGLDGALNEHFKTQEDPKNDVVPATAADNVIGAQLVKEEFGVVVPTKKKRKSCFLDKQNSIGHRNNGALCKQEQTDDDAASKERAETDARSDGLFNCPADGCSKVFTKIHFLIKHARKFHSSEENVQDYLMEWYKGKCRYCQRKFIHSQHLIDHLKRHVYPKLFFCLHCGCSQRFKRASELLSHTESHEAFQAQCSFGDCDQLFDRVEMLYEHEAQHYSSTNPIHSRDCNKRKSQTSKVLNHQARMNEEKRLENVQNAVDFPVPSWKSRKELSEPKTYLHSMVGKQSGNQNGLGTLNDTSHASIESDENNLTIESGNINCVNNEQIVNGHNKLKGPLIHSNADTFSSGDISNDGIGDADKTSLSTDDSRSESAPAVLNDSVSNEALKKEDAAVSQDSDSLSQQSKTLSGLQSSSNQEQNSSSSKSNSTGKGEPESCGKQRNYYRPQPPSYLAERYITMPKRRKLATDTNQSPASQENSVNVKNDRHICRKCFGIFNNIEALEEHNSQKNCRPLFVTESDSDEGD is encoded by the exons GAGCTGCTTTGAAGTATTTCTATATTGTAGAGAGGAGGAATCGTCAAAAGAGTTTTGGAAAGAATTTTTAAAAACTATTCAG gaatgttatgttgttttACAGGAGGACTTAAATACAGAACTTGATGTACTTATCAGGATGAGTAAAAATGGAGGACCATGGCAAAATCCAGTTCTGATGTCCATCCTTAACCAAGAGTTAGTTACTCAGGAATTAG TAGATGAATATTTGAAATCAGAATCTCCAGTGTTCTTTGAATACAGAGTGAAATACTTGATGAAGTACAAGCATATCAGCGAAGCAATGACACTGACCAAATACTGTGTGAATCACCCGCAAACTGGCAAAAATAAGTACTTTCTCCACTTATTCTTAACATGGTTATGCCGCACATCGCCagaagaagtcatgttgcaagAG ATTGCTAGAATTAACTGCCAAGAAGCCCTGGATGTTATTTGCAGATTCGATTCAGAAGGGCAGGTGGAATTGGCTTGGATTTTGTGTGTGGCATTCCTTACTCGGCAGCTAAAAAATGGAGACATGTATTGTACTAG GGAGTTGATATTAGTATGGAGTAAGCTGCAGCTGAAACTTGATGCATCCAAGCAACACTTTTTAGAGAAGTGTCATCACCTTTTATTAACATCCAGAAATGTGAACCATATCTTCCTCTTTATCAGGGTTATTCAGAACGAG GTTGGAACTGAAGGCTTGCAATTCTGCGTGGAACTCTGTGCGCGTGCTCTAAGGATGGATTACAAAGATGAACCAAATACAAAAACTTTAGTGTGCAAAACGCTGTCATACCTGCTGCCAAATGATTTGGATTTCTGTAGAGCATGCACTATTACAGTTTTTTTCTCAGAATGTACCTTAGAAACTTTTCACGCTGTTGAAAATCTCTACAGTCAGACAGATCAGCCATACACTGAAGACACCAGTGCAGTTCCCAGTTTCCTTCGTTGTGAGCTGCTGCTTGTTTTAAAGAACACCTGGCCTTTTGATCCAGAATTTTGGGACTGGCGAATTTTGAAAAAAAACTGTCTTGCTCTAATGCGTGGCAAAGTGGCCTTAATCACAACTCGTGGAAAAGATGCATTTGTGAAGTTTGGAGACAACACATTGGCTAAGAGTAAAACGAATATCAAGACCACGAAGGAACCGAACATGTTGCAACTCCGCACAGGCACATCCCGGGCAGATAGCCACAGTGCAGTGATGCATCATTGTGTGTTGTGTAAAAAGGAGTTCCTTGGTGGACATATTATGCGACATGCACATGTTCATCAGCAAAAAGGTGCCTTCTCTTGTCTGATTTGTGCAAGGAAGTTCAGATTGAAGGGACAAATGCTGAAGCATTTAAAGACTCACCTGAGGAAGATTCAAAAACATGAACTTGCTGCACAGAAAAATACTGAATCTTCCACTGTAGCCAGGGACGTACAGGAAACCTGTCCCCTCACAAATGGGATCCTTGATGCAAAAGTATCGACTGCTTCAGAATCCGAAACTGCAGGCGAACAGAGTTACTATAAAACGTTTACAGAaaatgaagattttaaagttGATCTTCCAAATGAGCCATGCAGTTCAGCTGGTCTGGATGGAGCACTGaatgaacatttcaaaactcAGGAAGATCCCAAAAATGATGTAGTTCCTGCTACAGCCGCTGATAATGTTATAGGCGCTCAGCTGGTAAAAGAAGAATTTGGGGTTGTTGTTCCAaccaaaaagaaaagaaagagctGTTTTCTTGATAAACAAAATTCAATAGGTCACAGAAATAATGGAGCTCTATGCAAACAAGAACAGACAGACGATGACGCTGCGTCAAAAGAACGAGCAGAAACTGACGCAAGAAGTGATGGTTTATTTAATTGTCCAGCTGATGGCTGTTCAAAGGTATTTACTAAGATCCATTTTCTGATTAAGCATGCACGGAAATTTCATTCCTCTGAGGAAAATGTACAAGATTACCTGATGGAGTGGTATAAAGGGAAGTGCCGTTATTGCCAAAGAAAATTTATTCACTCACAGCATTTAATTGACCACCTAAAAAGGCATGTCTACCCTAAATTATTCTTCTGTTTACATTGTGGCTGTAGTCAGAGGTTTAAGCGTGCTTCGGAACTTCTAAGCCACACTGAGAGTCATGAAGcttttcaagcacagtgcagctTTGGCGACTGTGACCAGTTGTTTGACAGAGTTGAGATGCTTTATGAACATGAGGCACAACATTACTCAAGTACAAACCCTATCCACTCCAGAGATTGTAACAAAAGAAAAAGTCAAACAAGCAAAGTGCTAAACCATCAAGCAAGGATGAATGAAGAGAAAAGACTAGAAAATGTACAGAATGCTGTGGACTTTCCAGTCCCATCGTGGAAATCACGAAAAGAGTTATCAGAACCAAAGACCTACCTTCACAGTATGGTTGGCAAGCAAAGTGGAAATCAAAATGGATTGGGCACTCTTAATGATACTTCACATGCTTCCATCGAATCAGATGAAAATAATTTGACTATTGAATCGGGAAATATAAATTGTGTTAATAATGAACAAATTGTAAATGGGCATAATAAACTGAAAGGGCCTTTGATTCATTCGAATGCAGACACATTTTCCTCGGGTGATATATCAAATGATGGCATTGGTGATGCAGATAAGACCAGTCTTTCAACTGATGATTCAAGATCAGAGTCTGCGCCAGCTGTGCTGAATGATAGTGTTTCAAACGAAGCTTTAAAGAAAGAAGATGCAGCAGTGTCACAGGATAGTGACAGCCTGTCACAGCAAAGTAAGACTCTTTCAGGTTTGCAGTCGTCCTCTAATCAAGAACAGAATAGCAGCAGCAGCAAGAGTAATAGCACTGGCAAGGGAGAACCTGAAAGCTGTGGCAAGCAGCGAAATTACTATCGGCCTCAACCACCAAGCTACCTAGCTGAAAGATATATCACTATGCCAAAACGAAGGAAGTTAGCCACCGATACAAACCAGTCTCCCGCTTCACAAGAGAATTCAGTTAATGTAAAAAATGATCGACACATATGTCGGAAATGCTTCGGGATTTTCAACAACATCGAAGCATTGGAAGAACACAACTCTCAGAAAAATTGTAGACCGCTCTTTGTTACGGAGTCGGATAGCGATGAGG GTGACTAG
- the LOC129702935 gene encoding zinc finger protein 654-like isoform X2, whose protein sequence is MAEDEELEGASLRKELEYIENELRTALGLTSASNEYCLKFCRVTEWHAGKWQVPLPLLQVLKNAICCFTKARPLLAAECEHVQYVLSRLALSCFEVFLYCREEESSKEFWKEFLKTIQECYVVLQEDLNTELDVLIRMSKNGGPWQNPVLMSILNQELVTQELDEYLKSESPVFFEYRVKYLMKYKHISEAMTLTKYCVNHPQTGKNKYFLHLFLTWLCRTSPEEVMLQEIARINCQEALDVICRFDSEGQVELAWILCVAFLTRQLKNGDMYCTRELILVWSKLQLKLDASKQHFLEKCHHLLLTSRNVNHIFLFIRVIQNEVGTEGLQFCVELCARALRMDYKDEPNTKTLVCKTLSYLLPNDLDFCRACTITVFFSECTLETFHAVENLYSQTDQPYTEDTSAVPSFLRCELLLVLKNTWPFDPEFWDWRILKKNCLALMRGKVALITTRGKDAFVKFGDNTLAKSKTNIKTTKEPNMLQLRTGTSRADSHSAVMHHCVLCKKEFLGGHIMRHAHVHQQKGAFSCLICARKFRLKGQMLKHLKTHLRKIQKHELAAQKNTESSTVARDVQETCPLTNGILDAKVSTASESETAGEQSYYKTFTENEDFKVDLPNEPCSSAGLDGALNEHFKTQEDPKNDVVPATAADNVIGAQLVKEEFGVVVPTKKKRKSCFLDKQNSIGHRNNGALCKQEQTDDDAASKERAETDARSDGLFNCPADGCSKVFTKIHFLIKHARKFHSSEENVQDYLMEWYKGKCRYCQRKFIHSQHLIDHLKRHVYPKLFFCLHCGCSQRFKRASELLSHTESHEAFQAQCSFGDCDQLFDRVEMLYEHEAQHYSSTNPIHSRDCNKRKSQTSKVLNHQARMNEEKRLENVQNAVDFPVPSWKSRKELSEPKTYLHSMVGKQSGNQNGLGTLNDTSHASIESDENNLTIESGNINCVNNEQIVNGHNKLKGPLIHSNADTFSSGDISNDGIGDADKTSLSTDDSRSESAPAVLNDSVSNEALKKEDAAVSQDSDSLSQQSKTLSGLQSSSNQEQNSSSSKSNSTGKGEPESCGKQRNYYRPQPPSYLAERYITMPKRRKLATDTNQSPASQENSVNVKNDRHICRKCFGIFNNIEALEEHNSQKNCRPLFVTESDSDEGD, encoded by the exons GAGCTGCTTTGAAGTATTTCTATATTGTAGAGAGGAGGAATCGTCAAAAGAGTTTTGGAAAGAATTTTTAAAAACTATTCAG gaatgttatgttgttttACAGGAGGACTTAAATACAGAACTTGATGTACTTATCAGGATGAGTAAAAATGGAGGACCATGGCAAAATCCAGTTCTGATGTCCATCCTTAACCAAGAGTTAGTTACTCAGGAATTAG ATGAATATTTGAAATCAGAATCTCCAGTGTTCTTTGAATACAGAGTGAAATACTTGATGAAGTACAAGCATATCAGCGAAGCAATGACACTGACCAAATACTGTGTGAATCACCCGCAAACTGGCAAAAATAAGTACTTTCTCCACTTATTCTTAACATGGTTATGCCGCACATCGCCagaagaagtcatgttgcaagAG ATTGCTAGAATTAACTGCCAAGAAGCCCTGGATGTTATTTGCAGATTCGATTCAGAAGGGCAGGTGGAATTGGCTTGGATTTTGTGTGTGGCATTCCTTACTCGGCAGCTAAAAAATGGAGACATGTATTGTACTAG GGAGTTGATATTAGTATGGAGTAAGCTGCAGCTGAAACTTGATGCATCCAAGCAACACTTTTTAGAGAAGTGTCATCACCTTTTATTAACATCCAGAAATGTGAACCATATCTTCCTCTTTATCAGGGTTATTCAGAACGAG GTTGGAACTGAAGGCTTGCAATTCTGCGTGGAACTCTGTGCGCGTGCTCTAAGGATGGATTACAAAGATGAACCAAATACAAAAACTTTAGTGTGCAAAACGCTGTCATACCTGCTGCCAAATGATTTGGATTTCTGTAGAGCATGCACTATTACAGTTTTTTTCTCAGAATGTACCTTAGAAACTTTTCACGCTGTTGAAAATCTCTACAGTCAGACAGATCAGCCATACACTGAAGACACCAGTGCAGTTCCCAGTTTCCTTCGTTGTGAGCTGCTGCTTGTTTTAAAGAACACCTGGCCTTTTGATCCAGAATTTTGGGACTGGCGAATTTTGAAAAAAAACTGTCTTGCTCTAATGCGTGGCAAAGTGGCCTTAATCACAACTCGTGGAAAAGATGCATTTGTGAAGTTTGGAGACAACACATTGGCTAAGAGTAAAACGAATATCAAGACCACGAAGGAACCGAACATGTTGCAACTCCGCACAGGCACATCCCGGGCAGATAGCCACAGTGCAGTGATGCATCATTGTGTGTTGTGTAAAAAGGAGTTCCTTGGTGGACATATTATGCGACATGCACATGTTCATCAGCAAAAAGGTGCCTTCTCTTGTCTGATTTGTGCAAGGAAGTTCAGATTGAAGGGACAAATGCTGAAGCATTTAAAGACTCACCTGAGGAAGATTCAAAAACATGAACTTGCTGCACAGAAAAATACTGAATCTTCCACTGTAGCCAGGGACGTACAGGAAACCTGTCCCCTCACAAATGGGATCCTTGATGCAAAAGTATCGACTGCTTCAGAATCCGAAACTGCAGGCGAACAGAGTTACTATAAAACGTTTACAGAaaatgaagattttaaagttGATCTTCCAAATGAGCCATGCAGTTCAGCTGGTCTGGATGGAGCACTGaatgaacatttcaaaactcAGGAAGATCCCAAAAATGATGTAGTTCCTGCTACAGCCGCTGATAATGTTATAGGCGCTCAGCTGGTAAAAGAAGAATTTGGGGTTGTTGTTCCAaccaaaaagaaaagaaagagctGTTTTCTTGATAAACAAAATTCAATAGGTCACAGAAATAATGGAGCTCTATGCAAACAAGAACAGACAGACGATGACGCTGCGTCAAAAGAACGAGCAGAAACTGACGCAAGAAGTGATGGTTTATTTAATTGTCCAGCTGATGGCTGTTCAAAGGTATTTACTAAGATCCATTTTCTGATTAAGCATGCACGGAAATTTCATTCCTCTGAGGAAAATGTACAAGATTACCTGATGGAGTGGTATAAAGGGAAGTGCCGTTATTGCCAAAGAAAATTTATTCACTCACAGCATTTAATTGACCACCTAAAAAGGCATGTCTACCCTAAATTATTCTTCTGTTTACATTGTGGCTGTAGTCAGAGGTTTAAGCGTGCTTCGGAACTTCTAAGCCACACTGAGAGTCATGAAGcttttcaagcacagtgcagctTTGGCGACTGTGACCAGTTGTTTGACAGAGTTGAGATGCTTTATGAACATGAGGCACAACATTACTCAAGTACAAACCCTATCCACTCCAGAGATTGTAACAAAAGAAAAAGTCAAACAAGCAAAGTGCTAAACCATCAAGCAAGGATGAATGAAGAGAAAAGACTAGAAAATGTACAGAATGCTGTGGACTTTCCAGTCCCATCGTGGAAATCACGAAAAGAGTTATCAGAACCAAAGACCTACCTTCACAGTATGGTTGGCAAGCAAAGTGGAAATCAAAATGGATTGGGCACTCTTAATGATACTTCACATGCTTCCATCGAATCAGATGAAAATAATTTGACTATTGAATCGGGAAATATAAATTGTGTTAATAATGAACAAATTGTAAATGGGCATAATAAACTGAAAGGGCCTTTGATTCATTCGAATGCAGACACATTTTCCTCGGGTGATATATCAAATGATGGCATTGGTGATGCAGATAAGACCAGTCTTTCAACTGATGATTCAAGATCAGAGTCTGCGCCAGCTGTGCTGAATGATAGTGTTTCAAACGAAGCTTTAAAGAAAGAAGATGCAGCAGTGTCACAGGATAGTGACAGCCTGTCACAGCAAAGTAAGACTCTTTCAGGTTTGCAGTCGTCCTCTAATCAAGAACAGAATAGCAGCAGCAGCAAGAGTAATAGCACTGGCAAGGGAGAACCTGAAAGCTGTGGCAAGCAGCGAAATTACTATCGGCCTCAACCACCAAGCTACCTAGCTGAAAGATATATCACTATGCCAAAACGAAGGAAGTTAGCCACCGATACAAACCAGTCTCCCGCTTCACAAGAGAATTCAGTTAATGTAAAAAATGATCGACACATATGTCGGAAATGCTTCGGGATTTTCAACAACATCGAAGCATTGGAAGAACACAACTCTCAGAAAAATTGTAGACCGCTCTTTGTTACGGAGTCGGATAGCGATGAGG GTGACTAG